In Brassica rapa cultivar Chiifu-401-42 unplaced genomic scaffold, CAAS_Brap_v3.01 Scaffold0270, whole genome shotgun sequence, the following proteins share a genomic window:
- the LOC117129973 gene encoding uncharacterized protein LOC117129973, which translates to MVQDGGHELKEKEVGDDLDSQFQQQSWPVSQNAKGINLVPCCSQEVFFAHHLSKTRGRLEPLCGAMGRYLCVEAGLRSAGHEVVELLVQDIQAEDQPLCGAMGRFLCVKAGLRSAGHEVVELLVQDTQEEEGHHLSHEEGR; encoded by the exons ATGGTACAAGATGgtggccatgaactgaaggagaaggaggTGGGTGATGATCTAGACTCTCAGTTCCAACAACAGTCATGGCCGGTTTCACAAAATGCAAAAGGAATCAACCTGGTTCCTTGTT gttcacaagaagTGTTCTTTGCTCACCACCTATCCAAGACAAGAGGAAGACTTGAACcgttgtgtggagcaatgggaagatacttgtgtgtagaagctggtttaagaagcgcaggccacgaggttgttgagctcctggttcaagacatacaagcggaagaccaaccattgtgtggagcaatgggaaggtTCTTGTGTGTAAAAGCcggtttaagaagcgcaggccacgaggttgttgagctcctAGTTCAAgacacacaagaagaagaaggtcaccACCTAAGCCATGAGGAAGGCCGGTGA